The segment CTCTGTTGAGTAATTGGCGGGGGGAGATATCATGTAAATATTAGATGTAATTATACTTTAATTGGTGGTTTATTAAGGGTTAATTTAGAAAGGAGGAACTATATTGAACTCTCTTATTATTGCTGTACTGGCTTATGTAGGTTTTATCATTGCTTACCGCACATATGGTACGTATTTAAGCAAACGCATTTTCAATCTAGATCCAAATAGGCAGACTCCGGCCCACGAGTTTGAAGACGGTATGGACTTTGTACCCACCAAAAAGGAAATCTTATTTGGTCATCATTTTACTAGTATTGCCGGGGCTGCGCCCATTGTCGGGCCGGCTATTGCCGTAATGTGGGGGTGGGTGCCGGCGCTATTATGGGTTGTCTTTGGTTCAATTTTTATGGGTGCAGTGCATGATTTTGGTGCATTGGTATTATCAGCCAGACACCAGGGACGATCAGTCAGCGATATTACAAAAGATTTAATCGGCCCTCGGGCCAGAACGCTCTTCTTACTGCTTACAATGTTTGCCCTTTTGATAGTTATTGCGGTATTTGGATTGGTAATCGCTGTTCTCTTTACTTCTTATCCTCAGAGTGTACTGCCTATCTGGTTTGAGATACCAATTGCCATTGCTGTAGGCTATTATCTTTATAAGAAGTCGGGTAACAGCACTTTGGCCGGATTGGTGGCTGTTGTCTTAATGTACGTATTTGTGATTATTGGGGTATATTTTCCCATCGAAATACCGGCATTTATTGGCGGAAATATTATTTATACTTGGGTAGTTATCTTATTAATATACGCATATATCGCTTCAACCCTGCCGGTGTGGGTGCTGCTTCAACCCCGCGATTATATCAATTCCCACCAATTATATGTCGGTTTGGGATTGATGTTCTTAGGACTGGTGGTCAGTCACCCGCCAATTGTGGCACCTGCAGTTAATATGAATGTGGCCGACGGGCCGGCATTTTTACCATTTTTATTCATCACCATCGCCTGCGGGGCCCTGTCCGGATTTCACAGCATGGCGGCATCAGGTACCACGGTTAAGCAGCTAGACAACGAAACCGATGCCAAAGCTATTGGTTATGGTGCTATGCTGATGGAAGGTGCCCTGGCTGTTATGGCTATTTTGGCAGCGACTGCCGGGTTTAAGTCGTTGGAGGCCTGGAATGGGCATTATGCCAGTTGGGCAGCTGCCTCCGGTCTTGGGGCAAAGGTAGGTGCTTTTGTGGAAGGTGGAGCAACTTTCGTAAACGGGTTGGGTATCCCCTTGGATATCGCCACGGGCGTTCTAGCGGTGCTGGTAGTCAGCTTTGCCTCTACCACCCTGGATTCTGCCACCAGAATTCAGCGGTATATTATTGCCGAGTTGGCGGAAGACCTCAATATTAAGGTATTTACTAAGAGGCACCCGGCCACACTGTTGGCGGTAGTAAGCGCCTTTATTCTTGCTTCCATTAACGGTGGTAAAGGAGGCTTAATCCTGTGGCCGTTATTTGGTGCTACCAACCAGTTAATGGCGGGCTTGGCTTTATTGGTAGTTACCGTATGGCTGCTGAAATTGAAAAAGCCCACGGCAATCGCCATGGTGCCCATGATATTTATTATCTTTATGACATCCTGGGCCATGCTCATCAATGTACGTAATTTCATTGCCAGCGGAAATACGCTGCTGTTGGTGCTCAGTGTATTGATGATAGCTTTGGAGATTTGGGTAATTATTGAGGCGATTTTTGTCTATAGCAGTACTAAGAAAACAATAATGGATGAAAATATTAAGGCTTAGAAAAACTTGGCAGGTGAAAAACTAAAATAAAATAGTGTAACAAAAGGGCACTCCTGTTCAGCAGGGGTGCCCTTTTGAGGTGCTAAAAACAAGTAGCCAGTGCAGCCGGAGAGATACTTAAATTTAAGTTGATCAGACCTATTGTAAAGTATAAACAGTATGATACAATAGCTAGTATGCTTTAATTCAAATATGTAAAACTTTTAATATTTGCAATTACTAAAGGGAGGCTTCTTGTGGTGGAGTCAGCACAGATGATGTTAATTGCTATAAGTGTTTTTGGAATTGGTGCCTTTAGCGGTTTATTACTGGGTAGAAAAAGTAGGCTTAATAAAGAACTGCCTCTAATAATGGCGGGACTGGGCAGTGGTTTTTTTTTGGTTTTAGCTTTGGAAAATTTACTGCTAGGAGTACAGGTGGAGTTACTACTGCCAACAGGACTTCCTTTCGGATCTTTTAGTTTAGTAATTGATAAACTAGCAGCTTTTTTTGTACTCTTGACCTCGATAATGGGTTTATTGGTTAGCCTCTTTTCTTGGGGGTATATGGAGGGGTTACGTGAAAAACATAATTTAGGTTACATAGGTTTTTTGTATAATTTATTTCTTTTATCTATGTTTTTGGTGGTTACTGTGGCTAATGGTTTTTGGTTTTTAGTGGTTTGGGAGGTCATGTCGGTAACATCTTTGCTGCTGGTGTTGGTTGAACACCAGCTTAAGGAAGTGCGCCAAGCGGGTTTTATCTATGGAGTAATGACTCATTTTGGTACAGCCTTTATCATTGCCGCTTTTATGATTCTCTTTATCCAGGCAGGAACCTTTGACTTTTCAGGCTTTAAAGCGATTAGCCAGAATATTGACCTGCGATTAGCCGGAATGGTCTTTATGGCTAGTACAATTGGCTTTAGTACAAAAGCTGGTGTAATCCCTCTGCATGTCTGGCTGCCCCGGGCCCATCCGGCTGCACCCAGTAATATTTCAGCTTTAATGTCCGGAGTCATGGTTAAAACGGCTATCTATGGGATGCTGCGATTTTACTTTGACCTGTTACCTAGTGGCCCGCCTTGGTGGGGAATAAGCTTGATCTCTATAGGGGTTGTTTCAGCTCTGTTAGGAGTAATTTATACAGTTGTCCAACAGGATATTAAAAAACTTTTGGCCTACAGTACGGTGGAGAATATGGGGATATTATTTACCGGAATTGGACTAGCCCTTGTTTTTAGGGCCCAGGGGCTGCCAAGTTGGGCAGCTTTTGCCATGATAGCAGTTCTTTATCATGCCATAAATCACGCTGTTTTTAAAGGACTGCTTTTTATGGGTGCAGGTTCTGTTTTACATGTCACCCATACTAAGGATATGGAAAAGCTGGGTGGCTTAATTCATAAGATGCCTTATACATCGTTTTTCATGTTGATAGGGGTAATGGCAGTAATGGCGCTGCCGCCTCTCAATGGTTTCATGGGTGAGTGGTTGCTCTTCCAAGCTTTACTAGGGTTAAGCTGGAATCAGCTAGGTACCATTAGTTATGTCGGTGGCCCAATTTTAATCACAATTATTGCTTTGACTGGGGGGTTGGTTTTGGCCAGCTTTGTAAGGATGTATGGCATTACCTTTCTGGCGTTACCGCGAAGTTCCCAGGCGCAAGATGCTGTTGAAGTACCCGGAACTATGAGTTCAAGTATGGGGGTTTGCGCAGCACTGTGCATATTGCTAGGAATATTTCCTGGTGTAGTAGTGAGTATACTATCGGGAATTAGTTTAGCTTTAATCGGAGACCAAAAGGTGACTTCAGGAGACTTACTTGAACAGTTGACCATGACCACCGGGCAGATTTATCCACTTATAATATGGACTTCACTCATTTTGCTTGTTCCGGTCATCGTAATGGTCACTAGATTGCTTGGCGGTAAAACAACCAGGCGCAGAGCGGAGACTTGGTCTGGCGGAGTTTCAGCAAATCACTATATGGAATATACAGGTGCTGCTTTTGCCGAACCCCTCAGGATAATTTTTGCGCGGGTGTTACAACCCCATCGAGAGGTTTTGCCTAATGCTGATCAGGCACCCTATTTTTCCAGCGGTCTATGTTACCGGGAAAAAGTAGTTTCAGTCGTTGAAATTTACTTATACCGTCCTGTGATGAGTATTTTCTATCAAACATGTAAATATGTACAGTGGATGCAAACAGGTAATCTTCATACTTATTTGACTTATATGTTTATTACTCTTGTATTAGTTTTGTTGTTTACCAGATAGGAGGATGTAGCTGATGAATATAGTATTGACTGCGGTTTTG is part of the Metallumcola ferriviriculae genome and harbors:
- a CDS encoding carbon starvation CstA family protein, giving the protein MNSLIIAVLAYVGFIIAYRTYGTYLSKRIFNLDPNRQTPAHEFEDGMDFVPTKKEILFGHHFTSIAGAAPIVGPAIAVMWGWVPALLWVVFGSIFMGAVHDFGALVLSARHQGRSVSDITKDLIGPRARTLFLLLTMFALLIVIAVFGLVIAVLFTSYPQSVLPIWFEIPIAIAVGYYLYKKSGNSTLAGLVAVVLMYVFVIIGVYFPIEIPAFIGGNIIYTWVVILLIYAYIASTLPVWVLLQPRDYINSHQLYVGLGLMFLGLVVSHPPIVAPAVNMNVADGPAFLPFLFITIACGALSGFHSMAASGTTVKQLDNETDAKAIGYGAMLMEGALAVMAILAATAGFKSLEAWNGHYASWAAASGLGAKVGAFVEGGATFVNGLGIPLDIATGVLAVLVVSFASTTLDSATRIQRYIIAELAEDLNIKVFTKRHPATLLAVVSAFILASINGGKGGLILWPLFGATNQLMAGLALLVVTVWLLKLKKPTAIAMVPMIFIIFMTSWAMLINVRNFIASGNTLLLVLSVLMIALEIWVIIEAIFVYSSTKKTIMDENIKA
- a CDS encoding proton-conducting transporter membrane subunit; translation: MVESAQMMLIAISVFGIGAFSGLLLGRKSRLNKELPLIMAGLGSGFFLVLALENLLLGVQVELLLPTGLPFGSFSLVIDKLAAFFVLLTSIMGLLVSLFSWGYMEGLREKHNLGYIGFLYNLFLLSMFLVVTVANGFWFLVVWEVMSVTSLLLVLVEHQLKEVRQAGFIYGVMTHFGTAFIIAAFMILFIQAGTFDFSGFKAISQNIDLRLAGMVFMASTIGFSTKAGVIPLHVWLPRAHPAAPSNISALMSGVMVKTAIYGMLRFYFDLLPSGPPWWGISLISIGVVSALLGVIYTVVQQDIKKLLAYSTVENMGILFTGIGLALVFRAQGLPSWAAFAMIAVLYHAINHAVFKGLLFMGAGSVLHVTHTKDMEKLGGLIHKMPYTSFFMLIGVMAVMALPPLNGFMGEWLLFQALLGLSWNQLGTISYVGGPILITIIALTGGLVLASFVRMYGITFLALPRSSQAQDAVEVPGTMSSSMGVCAALCILLGIFPGVVVSILSGISLALIGDQKVTSGDLLEQLTMTTGQIYPLIIWTSLILLVPVIVMVTRLLGGKTTRRRAETWSGGVSANHYMEYTGAAFAEPLRIIFARVLQPHREVLPNADQAPYFSSGLCYREKVVSVVEIYLYRPVMSIFYQTCKYVQWMQTGNLHTYLTYMFITLVLVLLFTR